One stretch of Pseudoxanthomonas sp. Root65 DNA includes these proteins:
- a CDS encoding DUF2188 domain-containing protein — translation MSKGRDRTVFRRDDGNWANKRNDSDRASSVHSTQKAAEQSARQMLGNQGGGELTTKGVDGRIRSKDTISPGNDPNPPRDREH, via the coding sequence ATGAGTAAGGGTAGAGATCGCACGGTGTTCCGCCGAGATGACGGAAATTGGGCAAACAAGAGGAATGATTCGGATAGAGCTTCCAGCGTTCATTCCACGCAGAAAGCGGCGGAGCAATCAGCCCGCCAAATGCTCGGCAATCAGGGTGGCGGTGAGTTGACCACTAAGGGAGTGGACGGAAGGATCCGAAGCAAGGACACCATCTCTCCGGGTAACGATCCGAATCCACCGCGAGACCGCGAGCACTAA